A window of the Helianthus annuus cultivar XRQ/B chromosome 4, HanXRQr2.0-SUNRISE, whole genome shotgun sequence genome harbors these coding sequences:
- the LOC110937239 gene encoding uncharacterized protein LOC110937239: MILGGFSVVGDSVNDGSVALIPDLAGKVEKTNRLRSELVRNKSKKSSHSKWMQMFMKKTNEQEHEQEHVGFLALWLSRFGFPSGDQDSVGKHVIPIAVRLSQGVKLAIAPAVLAYIYHNLTKLKEQCVDSSYSNLKLSSCVNLLGIGSDLGV, encoded by the coding sequence ATGATTCTTGGTGGGTTTTCAGTTGTTGGTGATTCTGTTAATGATGGTAGTGTTGCTTTAATCCCGGATTTGGCGGGAAAAGTTGAGAAAACGAACCGGTTGCGGTCGGAGTTAGTTAGAAATAAGTCGAAAAAGTCTTCGCATTCGAAGTGGATGCAAATGTTTATGAAGAAAACAAACGAACAGGAACACGAACAAGAACATGTTGGGTTCTTGGCATTGTGGTTGTCTAGGTTTGGTTTTCCTTCGGGTGATCAAGATTCGGTAGGGAAACATGTGATCCCGATTGCGGTGAGACTATCGCAAGGGGTTAAACTGGCTATTGCACCTGCGGTTCTTGCGTATATTTATCATAATTTGACAAAGTTGAAAGAACAGTGTGTGGACTCGAGTTATTCGAATTTAAAATTGAGTAGTTGTGTTAATCTTTTGGGAATTGGTTCAGATTTGGGTGTATGA